In the Denticeps clupeoides unplaced genomic scaffold, fDenClu1.1, whole genome shotgun sequence genome, one interval contains:
- the vps37d gene encoding vacuolar protein sorting-associated protein 37D, whose translation MSQKRDSNPQPDGYRALNTTELRELLQDERKMEQIVLLSDKFQELQVDRDVLLAANRSVAEESLSCRPRLQNGKLQLAARYEELAKLSAACGEKQRRLEALAQEHSPQTAHALLQEEVSRAEERSEEILDEFMEGRLDLSRFLESFQSSRKVYHIRRAQAEKIQEVSRAEQKPAQAEERKADPWGVWPNGVAAQGPPRVFQLRYGLTPAILVPSSHAIGLPPLNSSSGHAQPPGPAGPRPCRPVGLRVIGQLPGWPARPVRLQQLYRPGPHQPEPPYR comes from the exons ATGTCCCAGAAACGGGACTCGAACCCGCAGCCGGACGGGTACCGCGCCCTGAACACGACCGAGCTGCGCGAACTGCTGCAGGACGAGCGGAAAATGGAGCAGATCGTCCTGCTGAGTGACAAG TTTCAGGAGCTCCAGGTGGACCGGGACGTTCTGCTGGCCGCCAATCGCAGCGTGGCGGAGGAGAGCCTCTCGTGCAGGCCCCGCCTCCAGAACGGGAAGCTCCAGCTGGCGGCGCGGTACGAGGAGCTGGCGAAGCTGAGCGCCGCCTGCGGGGAGAAGCAGCGCCGCCTGG AGGCCTTGGCGCAGGAGCACAGTCCCCAGACGGCACACGCTCTGCTGCAGGAGGAGGTGTCCCGCGCCGAGGAGCGCTCCGAG GAGATCCTGGACGAGTTCATGGAGGGCCGCCTCGACCTCAGCAGGTTCCTGGAGTCGTTCCAGAGCTCTCGGAAGGTCTACCACATCCGGCGCGCCCAGGCGGAGAAGATCCAGGAGGTCAGCAGAGCCGAGCAGAAACCGGCGCAGGCAGAGGAGAGGAAGGCGGATCCCTGGGGGGTGTGGCCAAATGGCGTCGCGGCCCAGGGGCCACCTCGTGTCTTCCAGCTCCGCTACGGCCTGACCCCGGCCATCCTCGTGCCGTCGTCCCACGCCATCGGCCTACCTCCGCTGAACTCGAGCTCGGGCCACGCCCAGCCGCCGGGCCCCGCCGGGCCACGCCCCTGCCGGCCCGTGGGCCTGCGCGTGATTGGACAGCTGCCCGGCTGGCCGGCCCGGCCCGTCCGGCTCCAGCAGCTCTACCGGCCCGGCCCACATCAGCCCGAGCCGCCGTACCGGTAA
- the nup88 gene encoding LOW QUALITY PROTEIN: nucleoporin 88 (The sequence of the model RefSeq protein was modified relative to this genomic sequence to represent the inferred CDS: deleted 1 base in 1 codon), which translates to MAAFAGDRWRCELPNHDIFTKMRDGVLSDGRARHSSAVKDLSFCLGADLFVWDEADSVFHTANLRQLDCEETPSSAQYQTLLCINPPLFEVSQVLLSPAQYHVAIIGQRGATVLELPQRWGKRSEFEGGRRQINCKTIPVAERFFNSSPSVTLRQAAWYPSETEEPHLVMLTSDNTVRFYSLKEPHTPAKVMSLSQCEDDSSVNSGGHSYAASLGEIAVAFDFGPPADAPQPIGRQKGEVVVFPLYILYGNGETFLSYTSLTRSGGRLGKPLGPLPMYPAAEDNYGYDACAVLCLPCVPNILVIATETGTLYHCVVLEAEEEEDGGVVERGCRGAESVPSLYVFECVELELTLKLAAAEEEESVESDFSCPIRLHRDPLCQYRYHCTHEAGVHSVGLTWFNKLHKFLQSDEEDKDGLQELACEQRCVVEHILCTRPLSTSLPAPVKGFWIVSDLSLGATLICITCTYECLLLPLLSSIRPPSPPLLCSRPGAGPAGSPLRGLADDSFEQHIRAILTRTSTNPLVLKAGDKDSAPSPSECLQLLSRATQVFREEYVLKLDLAREEMQKRVKLLTGQKKQQLEDLALCREDRKSLREAAERLADKYEDAKYRQEAIMNRVKRVLGSLRSQLPVLSDSEKDMRKELQTVSEQLRHLDNGIKQVNMKMEYQRQQVGKDVSPARSSLALNAQQRKCVQTVLKEQGEHIADMMKQIKGIKNHFNF; encoded by the exons ATGGCGGCTTTCGCCGGAGATCGCTGGCGCTGCGAGCTGCCGAATCACGATATTTTCACCAAAATGCGCGACGGCGTCCTGTCGGACGGCCGCGCCCGGCACAGCAGCGCGGTAAAGGACCTGAGCTTCTGCCTGGGCGCCGACCTGTTCGTGTGGGACGAGGCGGACAGCGTCTTCCACACCGCCAACCTGCGGCAGCTCGATTGCGAGGAGACCCCGAGCAGCGCCCAGTACCAG ACTCTCCTGTGCATCAACCCGCCCCTGTTCGAGGTTTCCCAGGTGCTGCTCAGCCCCGCCCAGTACCACGTGGCCATCATTGGCCAGCGTGGTGCCACAGTGCTGGAGCTGCCCCAGCGCTGGGGCAAGAGGTCCGAGTTCGAAGGGGGTCGGCGCCAAATCAACTGCAA GACCATCCCCGTGGCGGAGCGCTTCTTCAACAGCTCGCCCTCGGTGACACTTCGCCAGGCCGCCTGGTACCCCAGTGAGACAGAGGAGCCGCACCTGGTGATGCTCACCTCCGACAACACCGTCAG GTTCTACAGCCTGAAGGAACCCCACACACCCGCCAAGGTCATGTCATTGTCCCAGTGTGAGGACGACAGCAGCGTGAACAGTGGGGG GCACTCGTATGCCGCGTCTCTGGGGGAAATCGCCGTGGCGTTCGACTTCGGCCCGCCGGCGGACGCCCCTCAGCCAATCGGCAGGCAGAAGGGGGAGGTGGTGGTGTTCCCCCTCTACATCCTGTACGGCAACGGGGAGACGTTCCTGAGCTACACCAGCTTAACCCGCAG CGGTGGCCGTCTCGGCAAGCCACTCGGACCCCTCCCCATGTACCCAGCGGCTGAGGACAATTACGGCTACGACGCCTGCGCCGTACTCTGCCTGCCGTGTGTACCCAACATTCTGGTCATCGCCACGGAGACGGGGACCCTGTATCACTGCGTGGTGCTGGaggccgaggaggaggaagacggggGG gtggtggAGAGGGGGTGCCGGGGGGCGGAGTCCGTCCCCTCCCTCTACGTGTTCGAGTGCGTTGAGCTGGAACTCACCCTGAAACTGGCGGcggctgaggaggaggagtcagTGGAGTCGGACTTCAGCTGTCCCATCAGGTTACACCGAG ACCCGCTGTGCCAGTACCGGTACCACTGCACCCACGAGGCGGGAGTCCACAGCGTCGGCCTCACCTGGTTCAACAAGCTGCACAAGTTTCTGCAGTCAG ATGAAGAGGACAAGGACGGCCTGCAGGAACTGGCCTGCGAGCAGCGCTGCGTCGTGGAGCACATCCTCTGCACCCGGCCCCTCAGCACCAG CCTGCCCGCCCCAGTGAAGGGTTTCTGGATCGTGTCGGACCTGTCTCTGGGCGCCACCCTGATCTGCATCACCTGCACTTACGAGTGTctcctgctgccgctgct gaGCTCCATtcgc cccccctccccacctctGCTGTGCTCCCGCccaggggcggggcctgcaggCTCTCCGCTGCGCGGATTGGCCGACGACTCGTTCGAGCAGCACATCCGCGCCATCTTGACGCGCACCTCCACCAACCCCCTCGTTCTGAA GGCTGGAGATAAGGACTCCGCCCCCTCGCCATCCGagtgcctgcagctcctcagcAGGGCCACGCAGGTCTTCCGGGAGGAGTACGTCCTCAAGCTGGACCTGGCCCGCGAGGAGATGCAGAAGCG GGTCAAACTGCTGACCGGTcagaagaagcagcagctggaggatcTGGCTCTGTGCCGGGAGGACAG GAAGAGCCTGCGAGAAGCTGCGGAGCGGCTGGCTGACAAGTACGAAGATGCCAAGTACCGTCAGGAAGCCATCATGAACCG GGTGAAGCGGGTGCTGGGCTCCCTGCGCAGCCAGCTGCCCGTCCTCTCCGACAGCGAGAAGGACATGAGGAAGGAGCTGCAGACCGTCAGCGAGCAGCTCCGCCACCTCGACAACGGCATCAAGCAG GTGAACATGAAGATGGAGTACCAGAGACAGCAGGTGGGGAAGGACGTGTCCCCGGCGCGGTCCAGCCTCGCCCTTAATGCCCAGCAGAGGAAGTGTGTTCAGACGGTTCTGAAGGAGCA GGGCGAGCACATCGCAGACATGATGAAGCAGATCAAGGGCATAAAGAACCATTTCAACTTCTGA
- the rabep1 gene encoding rab GTPase-binding effector protein 1 isoform X2 — protein sequence MAEQAPGPPRSPQHDGVLQQRVAALEHERAEILKLKQHLEVEFNQKRAKFKEMYLTKEEELKRQAALLEASQAELGHVTVQLAEARVEIENIKAIATVSESTKQEAIDQVKQQWQEEVASLQAIMKDSAQEYEVRYHQRLEQERAQWAQYRENVEREVADLRRRLSEGQEEENLENDMKKAQEDAEKLRSVVMPMEQEIAALKAKLSTSEERVKELEASKMKELNHVLEAEKSCRTDLEMYVAVLNTQKSVLQEDAEKLRKELHEVCHLLEMERQQHTQLKHTWQRANDQFLESQRLLMRDMQRMENVLTSEQLRQVEEMKKQDQEEDEKERLSQAKEESEAEGAEHAEAAEDSLMGLSMDEAHTAHSLHSSLHSLDADTPGPPDRDGLRRVQSTDTLGSAGVFLQPQGLGGRNHKAQSAGQLDESDFGPLVGADSGGLDLDTASVSSLQPGHFLLTKDQEKAIKAMTPEQEETASLLSSISHAPDNAFLPPPGYRLVSETEWNLLQQEVKNAGRKLGRRCDMCSNYEKQLQVIQGQEAETRDQVKKLQAMLRQANDQLERTMTEKQELEDQVKQSSEDTATKVSALGQKVEEAESLLSSLQQTFSHAKRSSQEQMAVLTQSREQVAEELGRLQRDNESLQGKHRLHLALLQQQDFRMPCVVEELQSLVLQYREDVVSARTAAEHLEEKLKAEILFLKEQIQAEQCLKENLEDTLQLEIEGCKEEIASFSSLKTELERVKVEKEQLGSKLSEKVQAVDGLQTLKDNLEDQLKQALSSKATLETLVFDEKDKAQRLQTELDVSEQVQRDFVKLSQTLQVQLERIRQAESLDRIKAILNDTNLTDISQLPET from the exons ATGGCCGAACAGGCCCCGGGACCTCCCCGGTCGCCCCAGCACGACG GGGTCCTGCAGCAGCGGGTGGCGGCACTGGAACACGAGCGGGCGGAGATCCTGAAGCTCAAACAGCATCTGGAGGTGGAGTTCAACCAGAAAAGGGCAAAGTTCAAGGAGATGTACCTGACAAAGGAAG AGGAGCTGAAGAGGCAGGCCGCCCTGCTGGAGGCGTCCCAGGCGGAGCTGGGTCACGTGACCGTCCAGCTGGCCGAGGCCAGGGTGGAGATCGAGAACATCAAGGCCATAGCCACCGTCTCTGAGAGCACCAAGCAGGAAGCCATTGACCAGGTGAAGCAGCAGTGGcaggaggaggtggcgtcgctgCAGGCCATCATGAAAG ATTCGGCGCAGGAGTACGAGGTGCGGTACCACCAGCGGCTGGAGCAGGAGCGCGCTCAGTGGGCGCAGTACCGCGAGAACGTGGAGCGCGAGGTCGCCGACCTACGCCGGCGCCTCTCTGAGGGCCAGGAAGAGGAAAACCTGGAGAACGACATGAAGAAG GCTCAGGAGGACGCGGAGAAGCTGCGCTCCGTGGTGATGCCGATGGAGCAGGAAATCGCTGCCCTGAAGGCCAAGCTGAGCACCTCAGAGGAGCGGGTGAAGGAGCTGGAGGCCTCCAAG ATGAAGGAGCTCAACCACGTTTTGGAGGCTGAGAAGTCGTGCCGCACCGACCTGGAGATGTACGTGGCTGTGCTCAATACCCAGAAGTCCGTTCTGCAGGAGGACGCCGAGAAGCTTCGTAAAGAACTCCACGAAG ttTGCCACCTCCTGGAGATGGAACGTCAGCAGCACACGCAGCTGAAACACACATGGCAGCGTGCAAATGACCAGTTTCTGGAGTCTCAGCGCCTGCTGATGAGGGACATGCAGCGGATGGAGAACGTGTTGACCTCGGAGCAGCTGCGGCAGGTGGAGGAGATGAAGAAACAGGACCAG gaggaggatgagaagGAACGGCTGAGCCAGGCCAAGGAGGAGAGCGAGGCTGAGGGGGCGGAGCACGCCGAGGCTGCGGAGGACTCGTTGATGGGTCTGTCCATGGACGAG GCCCACACCGCCCACAGCCTCCACAGCTCCCTGCATTCGCTGGACGCCGACACCCCGGGGCCCCCAGACAGGGACGGCCTGCGCCGGGTGCAGTCCACGGACACGCTCGGTTCCGCGGGGGTCTTCCTGCAGCCTCAAGGCCTCGGCGGGCGGAACCACAAGGCCCAGTCGGCCGGGCAGCTGGACGAGTCGGACTTCGGGCCGCTGGTGGGAGCGGACAGTGGGGGGCTCGACCTGGACACGGCCTCGGTCAGCTCCCTGCAGCCGGGCCACTTCCTGCTCACCAAGGACCAGGAGAAGGCCATCAAGGCCATGACCCCGGAGCAGGAGGAGACGGCCTCGCTGCTGTCCAGCATCTCGCACGCCCCCGACAACGCCTTCCTGCCGCCGCCCGGCTACCGGCTGGTCAGCGAGACCGAGTGGAacctgctgcagcaggag GTGAAGAACGCCGGCAGGAAGCTGGGCCGCCGCTGCGACATGTGCTCCAACTACGAGAAGCAGCTGCAGGTCATCCAGGGCCAGGAGGCGGAGACACGCGATCAG GTGAAGAAGCTCCAGGCCATGCTGCGGCAGGCCAACGATCAACTGGAGAGAACCATGACCGAgaagcaggagctggaggatCAGGTCAAACAGAGCAGCGAGGACACGGCCACCAAG GTCTCCGCTTTGGGCCAGAAGGTTGAGGAGGCCGAATCTCTGCTGAGTTCCCTGCAGCAGACGTTCAGCCACGCCAAGAGGAGCAGCCAGGAGCAGATG GCGGTGCTGACCCAGTCGCGGGAGCAGGTGGCGGAGGAGCTCGGCAGGCTGCAGAGGGACAACGAGAGCCTGCAGGGGAAACACCGGCTGCACCTggcgctgctgcagcagcaggacttCCGCATGCCGTGCGTGGTGGAG GAGCTCCAGTCCCTGGTGCTGCAGTACCGGGAGGACGTGGTGTCCGCCCGCACCGCGGCGGAGcacctggaggagaagctgaaggcGGAGATCCTGTTCCTGAAGGAGCAGATCCAGGCGGAGCAGTGTCTgaaggagaacctggaggacacGCTGCAGCTGGAGATCGAGGGCTGCAAGGAGGAAATTG CCTCGTTTTCCAGCCTGAAGACCGAGCTGGAGAGGGTGAAAGTGGAGAAGGAGCAG ctgGGGAGTAAACTGTCGGAGAAGGTCCAGGCTGTGGATGGGCTGCAGACCCTGAAGGACAACCTTGAGGATCAGCTGAAGCAAGCGCTGTCCAgcaag gcgaCTCTGGAGACTCTGGTGTTTGACGAGAAGGATAAAGCCCAGCGGCTGCAGACGGAGTTGGACGTTAGTGAACAAGTTCAGCGGGACTTTGTCAAGCTGTCGCAGACCCTGCAG GTGCAGCTGGAGCGAATACGTCAGGCCGAGTCCCTGGACCGGATCAAAGCCATTCTCAACGACACCAACCTAACCGACATCAGCCAGCTTCCGGAGACATGA
- the rabep1 gene encoding rab GTPase-binding effector protein 1 isoform X1: protein MAEQAPGPPRSPQHDGVLQQRVAALEHERAEILKLKQHLEVEFNQKRAKFKEMYLTKEEELKRQAALLEASQAELGHVTVQLAEARVEIENIKAIATVSESTKQEAIDQVKQQWQEEVASLQAIMKDSAQEYEVRYHQRLEQERAQWAQYRENVEREVADLRRRLSEGQEEENLENDMKKAQEDAEKLRSVVMPMEQEIAALKAKLSTSEERVKELEASKMKELNHVLEAEKSCRTDLEMYVAVLNTQKSVLQEDAEKLRKELHEVCHLLEMERQQHTQLKHTWQRANDQFLESQRLLMRDMQRMENVLTSEQLRQVEEMKKQDQEEDEKERLSQAKEESEAEGAEHAEAAEDSLMGLSMDEAHTAHSLHSSLHSLDADTPGPPDRDGLRRVQSTDTLGSAGVFLQPQGLGGRNHKAQSAGQLDESDFGPLVGADSGGLDLDTASVSSLQPGHFLLTKDQEKAIKAMTPEQEETASLLSSISHAPDNAFLPPPGYRLVSETEWNLLQQEVKNAGRKLGRRCDMCSNYEKQLQVIQGQEAETRDQVKKLQAMLRQANDQLERTMTEKQELEDQVKQSSEDTATKVSALGQKVEEAESLLSSLQQTFSHAKRSSQEQMAVLTQSREQVAEELGRLQRDNESLQGKHRLHLALLQQQDFRMPCVVEELQSLVLQYREDVVSARTAAEHLEEKLKAEILFLKEQIQAEQCLKENLEDTLQLEIEGCKEEIDILEASFSSLKTELERVKVEKEQLGSKLSEKVQAVDGLQTLKDNLEDQLKQALSSKATLETLVFDEKDKAQRLQTELDVSEQVQRDFVKLSQTLQVQLERIRQAESLDRIKAILNDTNLTDISQLPET, encoded by the exons ATGGCCGAACAGGCCCCGGGACCTCCCCGGTCGCCCCAGCACGACG GGGTCCTGCAGCAGCGGGTGGCGGCACTGGAACACGAGCGGGCGGAGATCCTGAAGCTCAAACAGCATCTGGAGGTGGAGTTCAACCAGAAAAGGGCAAAGTTCAAGGAGATGTACCTGACAAAGGAAG AGGAGCTGAAGAGGCAGGCCGCCCTGCTGGAGGCGTCCCAGGCGGAGCTGGGTCACGTGACCGTCCAGCTGGCCGAGGCCAGGGTGGAGATCGAGAACATCAAGGCCATAGCCACCGTCTCTGAGAGCACCAAGCAGGAAGCCATTGACCAGGTGAAGCAGCAGTGGcaggaggaggtggcgtcgctgCAGGCCATCATGAAAG ATTCGGCGCAGGAGTACGAGGTGCGGTACCACCAGCGGCTGGAGCAGGAGCGCGCTCAGTGGGCGCAGTACCGCGAGAACGTGGAGCGCGAGGTCGCCGACCTACGCCGGCGCCTCTCTGAGGGCCAGGAAGAGGAAAACCTGGAGAACGACATGAAGAAG GCTCAGGAGGACGCGGAGAAGCTGCGCTCCGTGGTGATGCCGATGGAGCAGGAAATCGCTGCCCTGAAGGCCAAGCTGAGCACCTCAGAGGAGCGGGTGAAGGAGCTGGAGGCCTCCAAG ATGAAGGAGCTCAACCACGTTTTGGAGGCTGAGAAGTCGTGCCGCACCGACCTGGAGATGTACGTGGCTGTGCTCAATACCCAGAAGTCCGTTCTGCAGGAGGACGCCGAGAAGCTTCGTAAAGAACTCCACGAAG ttTGCCACCTCCTGGAGATGGAACGTCAGCAGCACACGCAGCTGAAACACACATGGCAGCGTGCAAATGACCAGTTTCTGGAGTCTCAGCGCCTGCTGATGAGGGACATGCAGCGGATGGAGAACGTGTTGACCTCGGAGCAGCTGCGGCAGGTGGAGGAGATGAAGAAACAGGACCAG gaggaggatgagaagGAACGGCTGAGCCAGGCCAAGGAGGAGAGCGAGGCTGAGGGGGCGGAGCACGCCGAGGCTGCGGAGGACTCGTTGATGGGTCTGTCCATGGACGAG GCCCACACCGCCCACAGCCTCCACAGCTCCCTGCATTCGCTGGACGCCGACACCCCGGGGCCCCCAGACAGGGACGGCCTGCGCCGGGTGCAGTCCACGGACACGCTCGGTTCCGCGGGGGTCTTCCTGCAGCCTCAAGGCCTCGGCGGGCGGAACCACAAGGCCCAGTCGGCCGGGCAGCTGGACGAGTCGGACTTCGGGCCGCTGGTGGGAGCGGACAGTGGGGGGCTCGACCTGGACACGGCCTCGGTCAGCTCCCTGCAGCCGGGCCACTTCCTGCTCACCAAGGACCAGGAGAAGGCCATCAAGGCCATGACCCCGGAGCAGGAGGAGACGGCCTCGCTGCTGTCCAGCATCTCGCACGCCCCCGACAACGCCTTCCTGCCGCCGCCCGGCTACCGGCTGGTCAGCGAGACCGAGTGGAacctgctgcagcaggag GTGAAGAACGCCGGCAGGAAGCTGGGCCGCCGCTGCGACATGTGCTCCAACTACGAGAAGCAGCTGCAGGTCATCCAGGGCCAGGAGGCGGAGACACGCGATCAG GTGAAGAAGCTCCAGGCCATGCTGCGGCAGGCCAACGATCAACTGGAGAGAACCATGACCGAgaagcaggagctggaggatCAGGTCAAACAGAGCAGCGAGGACACGGCCACCAAG GTCTCCGCTTTGGGCCAGAAGGTTGAGGAGGCCGAATCTCTGCTGAGTTCCCTGCAGCAGACGTTCAGCCACGCCAAGAGGAGCAGCCAGGAGCAGATG GCGGTGCTGACCCAGTCGCGGGAGCAGGTGGCGGAGGAGCTCGGCAGGCTGCAGAGGGACAACGAGAGCCTGCAGGGGAAACACCGGCTGCACCTggcgctgctgcagcagcaggacttCCGCATGCCGTGCGTGGTGGAG GAGCTCCAGTCCCTGGTGCTGCAGTACCGGGAGGACGTGGTGTCCGCCCGCACCGCGGCGGAGcacctggaggagaagctgaaggcGGAGATCCTGTTCCTGAAGGAGCAGATCCAGGCGGAGCAGTGTCTgaaggagaacctggaggacacGCTGCAGCTGGAGATCGAGGGCTGCAAGGAGGAAATTG ACATCCTGGAAG CCTCGTTTTCCAGCCTGAAGACCGAGCTGGAGAGGGTGAAAGTGGAGAAGGAGCAG ctgGGGAGTAAACTGTCGGAGAAGGTCCAGGCTGTGGATGGGCTGCAGACCCTGAAGGACAACCTTGAGGATCAGCTGAAGCAAGCGCTGTCCAgcaag gcgaCTCTGGAGACTCTGGTGTTTGACGAGAAGGATAAAGCCCAGCGGCTGCAGACGGAGTTGGACGTTAGTGAACAAGTTCAGCGGGACTTTGTCAAGCTGTCGCAGACCCTGCAG GTGCAGCTGGAGCGAATACGTCAGGCCGAGTCCCTGGACCGGATCAAAGCCATTCTCAACGACACCAACCTAACCGACATCAGCCAGCTTCCGGAGACATGA